CTAAGAAAACTTTGATATTGGCTTGAAACTTTTCAGATGGTATTGATTTTGCAGCCATTGCAGCATGACCAATCGCTTGAATGGTATCTGGATTTCCATCTTTAGCATTCAACCCCATTTTCATGACACGCTCTTAGCTAGGAGAGAATTTTTTTGTTGGCACCAACTTTGCCATGATCTTGGGATAGTCAGCCAATAAATTAAATTCTGCTGAGAATAGATCCAAGCGACTACCCAATAGCGCACTTCCTAACACCGCACCGGCAGATGTACCAACTACGATATCAGCTAAGCGCAGATCAATACCGTTGGTTAGCATCGCATGAAAGTAGCCCACTAGAAATGAGCTCATGTATTTGGAACCGCCGCCTAAAACAATCGCCCTATCCTTTCCTTTGCCTGGAGGATTTTTGTAAGAGATTGGGTGAGCTAGGCCATCATTCCAAGCGGAAGTAGTTTTCTGAATCTCTTGTACATCTAGTGCTCGAACTTCGTCTATCGTCTTTTTGGATAAGGGTGGTGAATGCGCAAAAGACTGCGTGCTCGTAGCTACGGCAGCAACACCTACAGCAGAGGTTTTCAGAAAATGTCGGCGATCGGATTGGGTCATTACTCTCCTTTTACTGGGGTATTCGTTTTATAAACCTGGTTTTGTATACTCAAAG
The nucleotide sequence above comes from Polynucleobacter necessarius. Encoded proteins:
- a CDS encoding twin-arginine translocation signal domain-containing protein, with the translated sequence MTQSDRRHFLKTSAVGVAAVATSTQSFAHSPPLSKKTIDEVRALDVQEIQKTTSAWNDGLAHPISYKNPPGKGKDRAIVLGGGSKYMSSFLVGYFHAMLTNGIDLRLADIVVGTSAGAVLGSALLGSRLDLFSAEFNLLADYPKIMAKLVPTKKFSPS